Proteins encoded by one window of Chondromyces crocatus:
- a CDS encoding LysR family transcriptional regulator: protein MQDLADARWDDVRLFLAAYRERSLGAAAARLGVDTSTISRRLTAFEDAVGKRLFERTREGLTPTRAAEVLVAAAEIMEGGHARLLRDASGVEEAAEGIVRLSAAPGLVDTFITPALPRFHERHPGITLEIDASTRVLDLTRHEADLALRSTPPQGAELIITKIGTARWIAAASAARVDALGRLASWDDAPWLAWDRDMLSFAPSRWLAQHAPKARVVLRTSHFLTQLGAAEAGLGIGLFPEPYLRPRHLVPVRFAKKLAPSTASWPQDGLWVVGHRALRDVPRVAAVWTFMTEELRTTLIGR, encoded by the coding sequence ATGCAAGACCTCGCCGACGCCCGCTGGGACGACGTGCGGCTCTTCCTCGCCGCCTACCGCGAGCGCAGCCTCGGCGCTGCCGCCGCACGCCTCGGCGTGGACACCTCGACCATCAGCCGCCGCCTCACCGCCTTCGAGGACGCGGTGGGCAAGCGCCTCTTCGAGCGCACCCGCGAAGGCCTCACCCCGACCCGCGCGGCCGAGGTCCTGGTCGCCGCCGCCGAGATCATGGAAGGCGGCCACGCCCGCCTCCTCCGCGACGCCTCCGGGGTCGAGGAAGCTGCCGAGGGCATCGTTCGGCTGAGCGCCGCGCCGGGCCTCGTCGACACCTTCATCACCCCTGCCCTCCCCCGCTTCCACGAACGCCACCCCGGCATCACCCTCGAGATCGACGCCTCCACCCGCGTCCTCGACCTCACGCGCCACGAAGCCGACCTCGCCCTCCGCTCCACCCCACCCCAGGGCGCCGAGCTGATCATCACCAAGATCGGCACCGCCCGCTGGATCGCCGCCGCGTCAGCCGCGCGCGTCGACGCCCTCGGCCGCCTCGCCTCCTGGGACGACGCCCCCTGGCTCGCCTGGGACCGCGACATGCTCAGCTTCGCCCCTTCCCGCTGGCTCGCGCAGCACGCCCCGAAAGCCCGCGTCGTCCTGCGCACCAGCCACTTCCTCACCCAGCTCGGCGCTGCCGAAGCCGGCCTCGGCATCGGCCTCTTCCCCGAGCCCTACCTGCGCCCCCGCCACCTCGTTCCCGTCCGGTTCGCGAAGAAGCTCGCCCCTTCCACCGCGTCCTGGCCCCAGGACGGCCTGTGGGTCGTCGGTCACCGCGCCCTGCGCGACGTCCCGCGGGTCGCCGCCGTCTGGACGTTCATGACCGAGGAGCTGCGCACCACCCTCATCGGCCGCTGA
- a CDS encoding serine/threonine protein kinase has protein sequence MAKEQSLHEGTVVAGRYRIEQPLGEGGMSTVYAVRHVHTGELLAMKILRGAATSDLRSVELFRREMRAPAQIESEHVVRVTDADVAPELGNAPFMVMELLRGHDLEKEIAQRGALPAPEVLLYLTQAARALDKAHRLGIVHRDLKPENLFLSRREDGTPWLKILDFGIAKIDPNAAEGIGSVSTTAAGEVFGTPLYMAPEQARGQNDEVGPWTDVWALGVIAHKLLTGKDAWQPRSMAHLVSLVAYEPMSTPSSRGVDLGLGFDEWFLRCCSREADLRFTSATEAVTALATALNDRPADPSTLIREEPSPLRDTAPSTRRSAVAPVRELRPSAAPLSRTGIEQPVRVGSWVAGGLFAVTLGFAGLFVALRSGNARAVGHAVPGVHAAAATAAAVASAAAEPVLRAPVMLGDTDAEQVPISLAASPGAAQRLDHDETSNPSGGETHPASTPPPSTPPTTAAVPSTTTAPMKKKPFKKKIDPRLDSRD, from the coding sequence ATGGCCAAGGAGCAGAGCCTCCACGAGGGCACGGTCGTTGCGGGGCGCTACCGCATCGAGCAGCCGCTCGGCGAAGGCGGGATGTCGACCGTCTATGCGGTGCGGCACGTCCACACGGGTGAGCTCCTCGCGATGAAGATCCTGCGCGGCGCCGCCACGAGCGACCTCCGCTCCGTGGAGCTGTTCCGGCGAGAAATGCGTGCGCCCGCACAGATCGAGAGCGAGCACGTGGTGCGCGTCACCGATGCGGACGTCGCCCCCGAGCTCGGCAACGCACCGTTCATGGTGATGGAGCTGCTGCGCGGACACGATCTGGAGAAGGAGATTGCCCAGCGAGGCGCCCTCCCTGCGCCCGAGGTGCTGCTCTACCTGACCCAGGCGGCGCGCGCCCTCGACAAGGCCCACCGTCTGGGGATCGTCCACCGCGATCTGAAGCCCGAGAACCTGTTCCTCAGCCGACGCGAGGACGGCACACCGTGGCTCAAGATCCTCGACTTCGGCATCGCCAAGATCGACCCGAACGCGGCCGAGGGCATCGGCTCCGTCTCGACCACGGCAGCGGGCGAGGTCTTCGGAACTCCCCTCTACATGGCCCCAGAGCAAGCCCGCGGCCAGAACGACGAGGTCGGTCCCTGGACCGACGTCTGGGCCCTCGGTGTCATCGCGCACAAGCTCCTGACGGGAAAGGATGCATGGCAGCCACGCTCGATGGCCCACCTCGTGTCGCTGGTCGCCTACGAGCCCATGTCGACGCCCAGCAGCCGCGGGGTGGATCTCGGTCTCGGCTTCGACGAATGGTTCCTGCGCTGCTGTTCACGGGAGGCGGACCTGCGGTTCACGTCGGCGACCGAAGCGGTCACCGCGCTGGCGACCGCGCTGAACGACAGACCTGCCGATCCGTCGACGCTCATCCGAGAAGAACCCTCACCCCTGCGCGACACGGCCCCGAGCACGCGACGGAGCGCCGTAGCGCCCGTACGCGAGCTGCGCCCCTCGGCCGCCCCCCTGAGCCGGACGGGCATCGAGCAACCCGTACGGGTCGGGAGCTGGGTCGCCGGCGGTCTGTTTGCAGTGACCCTCGGTTTCGCAGGTCTGTTCGTGGCACTGCGCTCCGGCAACGCTCGGGCGGTGGGCCACGCCGTGCCCGGCGTGCACGCTGCCGCAGCGACCGCAGCCGCCGTCGCGAGCGCCGCCGCCGAGCCCGTACTTCGCGCCCCGGTGATGCTCGGCGACACCGACGCAGAGCAGGTCCCCATCTCCCTTGCTGCCTCCCCCGGCGCAGCGCAACGCCTGGATCACGACGAGACCTCCAACCCCTCCGGCGGCGAGACGCACCCTGCCTCCACCCCTCCTCCCTCGACGCCCCCCACCACCGCTGCCGTCCCCTCCACGACGACAGCGCCGATGAAGAAGAAGCCTTTCAAGAAGAAGATCGATCCCCGCCTCGACTCCCGAGACTGA
- a CDS encoding NAD-dependent epimerase/dehydratase family protein produces MNNDAPALHVVLGAGQIGARLSKLLLERGHRVRMVRLGPSSPSTNPDLTCVSGDMTDLAFAEEATRGASVVYDCMNPPYPRWPELLLPMARGALQGATRAGARLVALDCLYMYGRPSEPMREDTPHAPCSKKGALRVELANLRMGAHQRGDVQVAVGRASDFFGAALPFSCWNERFFQRVFAGKPGECMGDPDMPHAYTYVNDVAHALRTLGAHEAAFGSVWHLPTNPAESTRALASRLGRALDLEIRMVRVPKLALRAVGLFSPFMREVAEMAYQWEVPFVVDDARFRATFGEGPTPVEEAVAETAAWARARFGKRLAA; encoded by the coding sequence ATGAACAACGACGCACCCGCCCTCCACGTGGTTCTCGGCGCCGGTCAGATCGGCGCTCGTCTCTCGAAGCTTCTCCTCGAGCGCGGTCATCGTGTGCGCATGGTGCGGCTCGGGCCTTCGTCGCCGTCGACGAACCCGGACCTCACGTGCGTGAGCGGCGACATGACCGATCTCGCCTTCGCCGAAGAGGCGACGCGGGGCGCTTCGGTGGTCTACGACTGCATGAATCCGCCGTACCCCAGGTGGCCCGAGCTGCTCTTGCCGATGGCGCGCGGGGCGCTGCAGGGTGCGACGCGGGCGGGGGCGCGGCTCGTGGCGCTCGACTGCCTCTACATGTACGGGCGCCCCAGTGAGCCGATGCGGGAAGACACGCCGCACGCGCCGTGCAGCAAGAAGGGGGCGCTGCGGGTGGAGCTCGCGAACCTGCGGATGGGCGCGCACCAGCGCGGGGACGTGCAGGTGGCGGTGGGGCGCGCGAGCGATTTCTTCGGGGCGGCGCTGCCGTTCTCGTGCTGGAACGAGCGCTTCTTCCAGCGGGTGTTCGCCGGCAAGCCGGGTGAATGCATGGGGGACCCGGACATGCCGCACGCCTACACCTACGTGAACGACGTGGCCCACGCGCTCCGGACGCTCGGTGCGCACGAGGCGGCCTTCGGGAGCGTGTGGCATCTGCCGACGAACCCGGCGGAGAGCACGCGGGCGCTCGCGTCACGGCTGGGGCGCGCGCTCGATCTGGAGATCCGGATGGTGCGGGTCCCGAAGCTGGCGCTGCGGGCGGTGGGGCTGTTCTCGCCCTTCATGCGCGAGGTCGCGGAGATGGCGTACCAGTGGGAGGTGCCGTTCGTGGTGGATGATGCGCGGTTTCGTGCGACGTTCGGCGAGGGGCCGACGCCGGTGGAGGAGGCGGTCGCGGAGACGGCAGCGTGGGCGCGGGCGCGCTTTGGCAAGCGGCTGGCTGCCTGA
- a CDS encoding DUF2383 domain-containing protein, whose amino-acid sequence MAIMGNDKTVIDLLNELIELEYEAIEAYEAAVGRVEESRDRARIQGFLGEHLRQVRELCALVRQLGGEPASASDLKQMLKRGKVVIVGLFGDRPVLEAMKVNEAESERLHERIAARPGLPDAVRLVLRKHLATEHRHHDWIVDRLDAGAGLLRL is encoded by the coding sequence ATGGCCATCATGGGCAATGACAAGACCGTCATCGATCTGCTGAACGAGCTGATCGAGCTCGAGTACGAGGCCATCGAGGCCTACGAGGCGGCAGTCGGGCGCGTCGAGGAGTCCCGCGATCGGGCGAGGATTCAGGGATTCCTGGGGGAGCACCTCCGCCAGGTGCGGGAGCTCTGTGCGCTCGTTCGACAGCTCGGCGGTGAGCCGGCGAGCGCGAGCGATCTCAAGCAGATGCTGAAGCGAGGGAAGGTGGTGATCGTCGGGCTCTTCGGGGACCGGCCGGTCCTGGAAGCGATGAAGGTGAACGAGGCGGAGTCGGAGCGACTCCACGAGCGGATCGCTGCGCGTCCCGGCCTGCCCGATGCCGTGCGGCTGGTGCTGCGCAAGCATCTGGCCACCGAGCATCGGCATCACGACTGGATCGTGGATCGTCTCGACGCGGGAGCAGGGCTGTTGCGGCTGTGA
- a CDS encoding PPK2 family polyphosphate kinase gives MPPVRFDESGSKVRLSDIATDPPKDVTKEQAVARFETLNQETFRLQELMWGARLNSVLVVLQGRDAAGKDGAIKHVVGALNPRGVNVVSFGVPTTEEREHDFLWRVHRHAPRRGEFSIFNRSHYEDVLVARVHDLVPKSLWKERYGHINDFEELLAEHGTIVLKFFLHISKKEQEKRLLERERDPSTAWKLNVNDWKERERWDDYTEAYEAAIARCSSSHAPWFVVPADAKWYRNLVIAEVVAEAMRPYKQSWLDKLDSDGAEGRSALAEYRKSLGNRRGNGND, from the coding sequence ATGCCGCCCGTACGCTTCGATGAGAGTGGAAGCAAAGTCCGCCTGTCCGACATCGCGACGGACCCGCCGAAGGACGTCACGAAGGAGCAGGCGGTCGCCCGCTTCGAGACGCTGAACCAGGAGACGTTCCGCCTCCAGGAGCTGATGTGGGGGGCGCGGCTGAACAGCGTGCTCGTCGTCCTGCAGGGCCGCGATGCGGCGGGGAAGGACGGCGCGATCAAGCACGTGGTCGGCGCGCTGAACCCGCGCGGGGTGAACGTGGTGTCGTTCGGGGTGCCGACGACCGAGGAGCGGGAGCACGACTTCCTGTGGCGCGTGCACCGTCACGCGCCGCGCCGCGGGGAGTTCTCGATCTTCAACCGATCGCACTACGAGGACGTGCTGGTCGCGCGGGTCCACGATCTGGTGCCGAAGTCGCTGTGGAAGGAGCGCTACGGGCACATCAACGACTTCGAGGAGCTGCTCGCCGAGCACGGGACCATCGTGCTCAAGTTCTTCCTGCACATCAGCAAGAAGGAGCAGGAGAAGCGGCTCCTCGAGCGGGAGCGCGATCCGTCGACGGCCTGGAAGCTGAACGTGAACGACTGGAAGGAGCGCGAGCGCTGGGACGACTACACCGAGGCGTACGAGGCGGCGATCGCGCGCTGCTCGTCGTCCCATGCGCCATGGTTCGTGGTGCCTGCGGACGCCAAGTGGTACCGCAACCTGGTGATCGCCGAGGTGGTGGCCGAGGCGATGCGTCCGTACAAGCAGTCCTGGCTGGACAAGCTCGACTCGGACGGCGCCGAGGGGCGAAGCGCGCTCGCGGAGTACCGGAAGTCGCTCGGCAACCGGCGCGGGAACGGTAACGATTGA